The following is a genomic window from Desulfosoma caldarium.
CGCGAAGGAGAACTGTGGGCCCATTCGGTGGCCGTAGCCCTTCTGTCCCAGATCATGGCCGAAGATCTGCAGCGCCGGCGCGCGCTCACCATCTACACCGCCGGCCTCCTGCATGACATCGGCAAGACGGTGCTGGACAGGCAGGTTCCGGACTACTTTGACACCATCTACCTCCTCGTTCATGAACGCCAAATCACCTTCCTGGAAGCGGAACGCGAGGTCATCGGCATCAACCACCAGGACCTGGGAGCCCTCATTGCCCACCGGTGGAATTTTCCTCCGGAGGTGCAAGTGGGCATTCGTTTTCATCACAACCCTTTAGACGCTAAGCACCATCAGGATGTGGCCGCCATCCTGTATGTCGCCAATCGTCTCGTCCACAGCATGGGGATCGGCGCGAGCGCCGCAGACTTTCTGCAACCCGATTCCGACGCAATCCTGCAAAAGCTGGGTTTGACCCAAGAGCGTCTGGACGGATATTTCCTAAAAATCATCGAAGCCATGGAAGACGCCCGCAGTTTCCTGACCTTGGCCTCTTAGCGCGCACCGAGAAGGCTCCCGTGTGGGAGCGGCTTCATCCGCAGCACCAGATTACCCAGCATTGAAAAAGCGGTTTTCACGCGAACGACCTTTTCCATGAGGGCGAGTTCGCGGGCACGCTGCTCGTTTTCTGCCACAAAAG
Proteins encoded in this region:
- a CDS encoding HDOD domain-containing protein, which encodes MATIVTKPALDEILRAVDRLPPFPKVVTRVIPLLRAMAPVTEIEAVIRYDQAITARVLSIARSPFYARRYKIRSLRDAIIFLGQRQLVEIILMACSAHYFRGQLRSYDLREGELWAHSVAVALLSQIMAEDLQRRRALTIYTAGLLHDIGKTVLDRQVPDYFDTIYLLVHERQITFLEAEREVIGINHQDLGALIAHRWNFPPEVQVGIRFHHNPLDAKHHQDVAAILYVANRLVHSMGIGASAADFLQPDSDAILQKLGLTQERLDGYFLKIIEAMEDARSFLTLAS